A region of Clarias gariepinus isolate MV-2021 ecotype Netherlands chromosome 25, CGAR_prim_01v2, whole genome shotgun sequence DNA encodes the following proteins:
- the LOC128513193 gene encoding GRAM domain-containing protein 2B-like codes for MDGNNEMNRRFSLDSLGYSPYCGGYLGKSKECRMRRSSESMKGRALDDPHFDPLNKNLLKSSSIRTTSTIEEERAEQADGPPNRSIIKNHSKTFHKHFPYISEMEELIDAFTCALQKEVFYHGKMYVSNQRVCFYSSVLLKETKVQIHKSTIQIIKKKNTARVLPNAISIITATGDKYVFGSLRNRDACFKILKSICPQLQDVSASGSPQMSSAENGHELENDTISSHSSQEDPTDRHRFSSSERDRNSESNNSLSKISHAEAKNNSTSWNGMNGDGHSLQDNTAVSWVTMVTEKIRSLLSLGGRVNVNKLVTIYLILALLLLLSSGYIGLRIAALEEQLNTLGARTEFGLQRSYKET; via the exons ATGGATGGAAATAACGAAATGAACAGGAGATTTTCACTGGATAGTTTGGG CTATTCTCCGTATTGTGGCGGATACCTGGGGAAGTCCAAAGAGTGCAGAATGAGGAGGAGTTCTGAGAGCATGAAGGGTCGTGCCCTGGATGATCCGCATTTTGACCCCCTGAACAAAAACCTCCTGAAAAGCAGCTCCATACG AACCACCAGCACAATAGAAGAGGAGAGGGCTGAACAAGCAGATGGACCTCCTAATCGCAGC ATTATTAAGAATCACAGCAAAACATTCCACAAACATTTCCCATACATCTCTGAGATGGAGGAGTTGATTGATG CTTTTACATGTGCTCTCCAAAAAGAGGTTTTCTACCATGGCAAGATGTACGTATCCAACCAGCGTGTGTGTTTCTACTCCTCCGTTCTACTGAAGGAGACCAAG gtTCAGATACATAAGTCCACAATCCAGATtataaagaagaagaacacaGCACGGGTTTTACCCAATGCAATCTCCATTATCACTGCCACTGGAGACAAA TATGTGTTTGGGTCATTACGGAATCGAGATGCTTGTTTCAAGATCCTGAAGTCTATATGTCCACAGCTACAg GATGTAAGTGCCAGTGGAAGCCCTCAAATGTCTTCTGCAGAAAATGGGCACGAACTGGAGAATGACACA atctCCAGTCACTCCAGTCAGGAAGACCCTACAGACCGTCACAGGTTCTCTTCCTCAGAGCGGGACAGGAATTCAGAAAGCAATAATTCTCTATCCAAAATTTCCCACG CTGAAGCAAAAAACAACTCCACGTCATGGAACGGCATGAACGGAGATGGTCATTCCTTACAGGATAACACAG CTGTCTCCTGGGTGACCATGGTAACGGAGAAGATCAGATCCCTCCTTTCACTGGGAGGCAGAGTCAACGTCAACAAACTTGTCACTATCTATCTCATATT agctCTGCTTCTGCTCCTGTCATCGGGTTACATTGGTCTGCGTATTGCAGCTTTGGAAGAGCAGTTGAACACACTTGGAGCAAGGACCGAGTTTGGTCTACAGAGATC GTATAAGGAAACATAA